CGGCGGCGGGTGTCGTCAGCCCTGCAGGGCTTCCCACATGTCCTTGTCGCGCTGGGCCGTCCAGATACGCGGGGTATCGATGCCGAGCGCCTCATCATAGGCGCGCGCCACGTTGAACGGCAGGCAGTGCTCGTAGATGGCGTAGGACGAGAACTTCGGGTCGCAGGAAGCGCGGGCAGCGTCCCAGGCTTCCTTCAGCGAGCCGCCGCGCGTTGCCACCTGCGCCACCGGACGGAAGGTCGAGGTGACAAAATCGGCGGTCGCGTCGAGCGCCGCATTGACCATCTCCTTGCCGACCAGCGCATCGCCCCGGCCCGGCGCGATGGCATCGACGTCGAAGGCGCGGATGCGCTCGAGCGTGCCCGGCCAGTCGCGGAAATGCCCGTCGCCGCAATAGCAGGCGGAGTGGTACTCGACGATATCGCCGGTGAACATGACGTTCTGGTCCGGCACGTGGATGACGATATCCCCGGCCGTATGGGCGCGGCCCAGGAAGCTGAGGTCGACGCGGCGCTTGCCGAGGAAGACGCTCATCTTGTCGGTGAAGGTGGTCGTCGGCCAGGTCAGCGGCGGAATGTCGGCGACATTCTCGTAGCCCTGGAACAGGCGCGGGAAGCGCATGAACTCGGACTCACGGTCCTCCGCGCCGCGCTCGGCGACCATCGAGCGGGCCTTGTCGCTCATGATGATCGTCGGCGCCTGATAGGCGGCCGCACCCAGCACGCGCACGGCGTGGTAGTGGGTCAGCACCAGATGGCTGATCGGCTTGTCGGTGACCTCGCGCACCTTCTCGATCACCTTGCCGGCAAGGCGCGGGGTGGCCTGCGCCTCGACGATCATGACGCTGTCATCGCCGATGATGACGCCGGTGTTCGGATCGCCTTCGGCGGTGAAGGCCCACAGGCCCTCGCCGATCTCGGTGAAGGAGATCTTCTTCTCGGCCATGTCGCCCTGGGAGGCGAATTTCTTGCTCACGGGAGATAATCCTCTTGGTTTGAACGGGTTGGGTCGGCGGAAGCACGGCCGCTCCCGCCGAGGGAGCGGCTCTCAGCCGGCCTCCGCGGCGATGATGTCGAGCTGGTCCTTCAGCGACTGCGCCTCGCCGTCCATCGGCGTGACGATGTCGTCGATGACGGCACGCCCGCCTTCCTCGATGACGAGGAAATGCGCCTCCTGGAAGCCCTGGTACTCCGCCTCGGAGCCGAAGCAGGTCAGGGCACGGAAGCGGGCGACGACGCGCGTCGCCCCGTTTTCCTGACCGGCCGGCGCGATGGAGACGTCCTGCAGCGGGCAGCCGTCCTGCGCG
This genomic window from Stappia sp. 28M-7 contains:
- a CDS encoding MBL fold metallo-hydrolase — protein: MSKKFASQGDMAEKKISFTEIGEGLWAFTAEGDPNTGVIIGDDSVMIVEAQATPRLAGKVIEKVREVTDKPISHLVLTHYHAVRVLGAAAYQAPTIIMSDKARSMVAERGAEDRESEFMRFPRLFQGYENVADIPPLTWPTTTFTDKMSVFLGKRRVDLSFLGRAHTAGDIVIHVPDQNVMFTGDIVEYHSACYCGDGHFRDWPGTLERIRAFDVDAIAPGRGDALVGKEMVNAALDATADFVTSTFRPVAQVATRGGSLKEAWDAARASCDPKFSSYAIYEHCLPFNVARAYDEALGIDTPRIWTAQRDKDMWEALQG